The nucleotide window GTCTGATAGAGTTTCTGCGGAGCCTGGTAGAATTTCGCGAACTCCCGTTCATTCCATCCGCGTTTCACGAAATCATTGATGACCTTGAGAAACTCGGGTTCCGTCAGTTGGTTGGATTCCCGCTTGGTCGTTTGCTTCGTATCATAGAGGACACCCGTAAACGCATTGGCGTTCGGGTCGATCATGCCGAACGGGCTCATCTTCCCCGCACCACCGCCGAGTCCCGGACCCATGCCGCTGCCGAAGCCCTTGCCCTGGCCATCGCCACGACCACCACCGGAACCGCTGCCGCCGAGTCCGCCGGACAATCCGCCGCTGCTCAGCGAACCCACCGAGGACATTGCGGAAGCCGCATCCGGCTCCGGAAGCGTGAAACTGCTGCTCGCACCCTTCGCCGCCATGCGCGGAGTGTTCGGCGTGGACATGGTCGCACGCTGTTTCTTGTTGCTGATCTCCTTCACGCCCGGAGAGCCGCCACCGCCACCCTTCGGCATGAAATCGGGATCCGGCACCTTGTCCGGGATCACTTGGAAAATCCACACCAGCCCGATCGAGAGCAGGATGGCGTGAACGATGAGGGAGATCGAAAGCGATCCACCACCCAGTTTCTTCCAAAAAGACGGCTTGTTCTCCCGGGTGGGCGTCGCGGGCAGGTCCGGAGAGTGGTTTGCCGGTTGCATGAGCGGGCGGGGGTGAAGATCAGGCCAGGAGGCGCATGCGCGAGATACGCCCCTCCTTGTTCCACTCCGACACCAGTAGATCGCCGTTGGGTTCCCAATGGATGCCGTGGGGGGTGTAGAACACGCCTTCGCGGAAATCGCTACGAGGAACACCGTAGTTGTCCCATTGCTTGCGGTTGGGATTGTCCCCGGCGAAGGCGACCGGCGTGCCGGTCTTGTCGAGGATGGTCACGCGGCCGAGGATTTCCGAAACTGCGGCGAACTCGCCATGGAACGAAACCTGGCAGGGGCGGCGGAGGTGCTGGGAATGATGTGCCACGAACTTCCCATCGAGATCGAAGTGGCTGAGTCGCAGGTTCTCACGGTCCATGACCAGCAGCAATGGCTGGCCGAAACGGGTATCAAGTGAGATGCCATGGCAATTCCGGCATTGACCGTCCTCTCTGCCGTTGCCGGCGAAGGATTTCTTCCAGGTCTGATCCGCTCCGAACACGTGGATGCGTGAACTGCCATACCCATCGCAGACATACACGGTGCCATCCGGACCTCTCACCACCGCCGTCGGCTTCCAATCGTCCGCGGACTTCGCGCCACCCGCGTCTGGAGCGCCCATCGTCCAGACCGGCGTTCCGTCCAGCTTGAGCTTTACCGCGCGTTTGCCCACCAGCCACGCGGCGTAAATGAACTCCTCGCCATTTTCCTCCACGATCTGGAGCTGGTGGATGCCCGCGAATTCTTTTGCGATGGTGTGCGAGAATTTCCCATCCGCTCCATAAACCAGAACCGAAGCCGGGCCATCGGTGCTGGCATAGATCCGGCCCGCCTTGTCACGGGCGATGCCGCCATGGGTCGGGCCGGAAGCCACACCACCGGTCGTGGCACCCCATCCCGGCAGCGTCTCGAAAACAAAATCCCCGTTGCCTGTCCGGGCCGGTTGGATGGCCGGTGGTTCTGGCGCAGCCGCAGTCCGTTGTAGCGAGGAAGCGGCCAGTCCGGCACCTGCCAAGGCAAGAAAATCACGACGCGGGAAAGCACTCATGGAAAATAAAAAGATTGGGAAGTTCTAGCATCCCGCGATGCGGCCTCACGTTGAAAAGATTGCAACTTCAGGTCAGTAGTGGCACTTTCCGGGATGTGATTCCCGTTCCCGCTTGTCGTTGGGAAGCCAGTGTTGCACTTCCCGGATGAGGCTTCCTATGTCACGGTTTTCCCATGAATCCCCCCCGAGTTCCCCAACCCAGAATTGAACTGCTGCCGACTCCGGAAGGAACAGGGGCGCTCGGTGAGATCTTCGAAGCCGCCATCCTCCACGACATGAAGTATGCAGGTCGCGGCGAGCGGAACCGCTACTTCATCGCCCGCGCCGCGATTCTGGTTTTGGACGTTCAGGGAGAGGCGGAATATTCGGATGAAACCGGTCGGGCGTGTCCGTTGGTGCCCGGAGACTGCATCCTGCTCGATCCGCGCCTCCGCCATTATTACGGCCCCGTCACGGGCTCCCATTGGACGGAGATGTATGTGTGTTTCCGCGGTCCGATTTTCGACACATTGGAATTGGCCGGAAACCTGATGTCCGAACCGGTCCGCCATCTTGCTCCGGTTGCGGATTGGCAGACACGTCTGCGGAACGTGCTTCCGGGCGGTCCCGGATCGGATTCACCGGATGCGTGCATCGGGCGTTTGATCGCATTCCTGACGGAAGCCTTCCCTCCGTTGCGCCAGACCCTTCCTGTGGGAGACGCATGGATCACCCAAGCCAAACGGATGCTGGCCACGGAGAATGTCACGGTGGCGGAGGTCTCCGAAAAGCTCTCCGGAGTCGTTGGAATGGCAGCGGAGACGCTGCGCAAACGCTTCCGGCACGTGGTGGGAACCTCGATGAAAGCCTGGCAAATGGAGGCCAAGGTCGTTGCCGCCCGCAGCCTCCTGGCCCGTGGCAGTATGACCCAGAAGGAAATCGCCGCGGCTCTCGGCTTCGCCCACCCGCAGCATTTCTCGCGCTGCCTTCGCAAGGCCACCGGCAGCACCCCGGGAATGATCGCCCGGAAGCCTCCCGGAAATTCGTTGGAATAAATCGACCGGTTCCGATATCTTCCGGTTGGTGTTTCCAAGAGCGGTCATTGGTCTGTTCCTCGCGCTGGTCTTCCAGCTCGCGCAGATCGCGCCGTGTCTGGCCGCCTCCTGCACATCAGGTCCCGAGACGGCGCAATGTGGCTGCTGTGACAAAAAGCAGGATGCCTGCCCGTGCGCTTCGAACAAAACCGAGCGCGAGCGATCCACCCCGATCGCGCCTCCCGCGCCGGAGGTGAAGGCCCATCTCGCCCTGCCATCGGTCGATCCCGTCGCTCCGCAGGCGACTCTTGCCGAAGCCGCTGCTCCGCGTGGCAGCCCGGACTCCCCGGGCGAACGCACCGCCGGCTATGCTGGTGTGACGTTGGCGGTCGCGTTCTGCAGTTTCCTCATTTGAGCTGGATGCCTGCCCAGGCGTACTGCGCCCCGACATCCCGTTGACCCGCTGTTTCGGGTCCGGAGAGGGCGCGGTTGGATTCCTCATCCACTGACTCGAATGCATCCATGAAAACCATTTTCGCCATTGTTCTCACAGCGGCCATCGCCGTTCCAATCACCTGGCACTTCGCCCACCGCGAACCCACTCCAACATCATCTGCCGCGACCACTTCCGAACGCAAGGTGCTCTACTACCAGAGCACCATGCATCCGTGGATCAAATCGGACAAGCCCGGACGCTGCACGATCTGCGGCATGGAGCTGACCCCTGTCTATGAAGGACGGGCGGATGCCGCCACGCGTCCGGATCTCGTGATGCTCGATCCAGCCAATGTGCGTGTGCTCCGTGTGGAATCCACCGCGGTGAAAATGCAGCCGCTCGTACGGACGCTCGCCGTTTCCGGAACCGTTGATGACGACGCCACACGCCATCGCATTGTCTCCGCCTATGTGGACGGTCGAATCGAGAAGCTTCACGTGAATCACATCGGAGCGGAGATCACCGCAGGCCAGCCGATGATTTCCTTCTATAGCCAGATGTTGCTCGTTGCAGAAGGCGAGTATCGCCTTCTGGAACTCCAGCGCCGCGAATCCGCCATGACCCGTCTCCGCCAGATGGGTCTGAGCACGGAGCAGATCCAGGCGCTGCCCTCGAAGTCCCCGTCCACCATCACTTCGGATCTCAATGCCCCCATGACTGGTACGGTGGTGGCCCAGAAGGTCTATGAGGGCCAGTACGTGAAGCAGGGCGATCCGCTCTTCGAGATCGCCGATTTCTCGACCATGTGGTTCATGTTCGATGCCTATGAGTCCGATCTGCCATGGCTGCGGGCGGGCCAGGTCGTGGAAGTGCATGCACGCTCGCTTCCGGGCAAAACCATCGAGGGGAAGATCGCTTTCATCGATCCGAACTTCGACGAAGTCACGCGCGCTACCAAAATCCGAGTGGAACTGCCAAATCCGCTGGTGGACGGCAAACGCCTGCTCGCCCACAAGGTTTCCGCCGATGGCGAAGTCCGCATTTTCACCCCGGATGTGCTGGCGATTCCACGGTCCGCCGTTCTGCGGACGGGCCCGCGGGCCGTCGTCTATGTCGATCAAGGTGGCGGAGCCTACCAGCAGCGGGTGATCCAGACGGGACGCAGCGGTGATCAACTGGTGGAAGTCATCTCAGGCTTGAAAGCGGGAGACAAGGTCGTCACGCAAGGCAATCTCCTCATCGATGGCCAGGCCGAGATCAACCATGGCGCCGAAACCGAACCGATGCCGGAATCAAAAGCGCTGACTTCCGGGGAGATCACGGCGGCGAAGGACTTCCTCGCTCTCTCCGACGCACTGGCCTCGGCTCTGGGCCGTGACGATTTGGAAGGCTTCAACAAAGAGGCAGCCACCGCCATGGACACCACCGCGCGCTTCATCGCCGCGATGAAATCCCGCCCGAATCCCTCCCCCGCCCTCGTCGATCTCGAACAAAACCAGCATCTCCACAGTGCCGCCACCTTGAAGGATGCGCGCATGCGCTTCCACGCCTTCATCACTGCCGCGGAGGTCGTGTTGCAGCCGCTTCGACATGCCGATGGCACGCCACCTTTCCATGTTTGGGAATGCCCGATGGTCCACGAAGCCATCCCCGGCAGCGCGGCGAAAGGACGCTGGATTCAAACCGGCGACCGACCGGGCAACAATCCCTTCTTCGGCAGTGCCATGCCGGATTGCGGCGAGGAAATCCAACCCTGAGGCAACATCATGATTCATCGCATCATCGAGTGGAGCCTTCGCAACCGCTTCCTCGTTCTCTGCGGCACTCTCGTGCTGATCGCTTTCGGCATCCGTGCGCTGGTCACCACCCCCGTGGACGCCATTCCGGACCTCACCGAAAACCAGGTGCTCGTCTATGCCGATTGGGCGGGGCGCAGTCCGGAAGAAGTCGAGGACCAGGTAACGTATCCACTCTCCACCGGCCTCCAGGGTCTGGCGGGGGTGAAGGAAGTGCGTGCCACCTCCATGTTCGGCTTCTCGCTGGTGTCCGTGATCTTCGATGAGAAGACCGATACCTACTTCGCCCGCAGCCGGGTGTTGGAACGCCTGAACTTCCTCCAAAGCACCCTGCCTTCCGGCGTCACCGCACAGCTCGGCCCGGACGCCACCGGCCTCGGCTGGGTCTATCAATACTATCTCGACGTCGATCCGGCGAAGGCACCCTCGGGCGGCTATGATCTGGCGAAGCTCCGCTCGCTGCAGGACTGGCATATCCGTTACCAGCTCGCCTCGGTACAGGGCGTCGCGGAGGTCGCCTCCATCGGTGGTTATGTGAAGCAATATCAAGTGGAGGTGTCCTCCGCGCGCATGCGCTCCGCCGGGGTCAGCCTCAATGAAGTGATGATGGCCATTCAGAACGCCAACCTCAACGTCGGCGGCAAGGTGATGGAGGAGAACGGCGCGGAGTTCGTGCTGCGTGGCGTGGGACTGATCAGGAACACGGAGGACATCGGTCTCGTGGCGGTAAAGCAGGAGAAGGGCACCCCGGTTTACCTCAAGGACATCGCCACCATTCAGATCGGCGGCGACTTCCGCCGTGGTGCGCTCGACATCGGCGGTCACGAAGCGGTCGGCGGCACGGTGGTCATGCGCACCGGTGAGAATGCCCGCGAGGTGATCACACGGGTGAAGGACAAGGTGGCCGAGCTCGAGAAAACGCTGCCACCCGGAGTGACGATCAAGCCCTTCTACGACCGAAGCACGCTCATCGACCGCACCATCGACACCCTGAAGCACGCGCTCATCGAGGAGATCATCCTCGTGACCCTCGCGCATATTCTTTTCCTCTGGCACTTCCGCAGCATCCTCATCGTCACGCTGCCGTTGCCGGTCTCGATCCTCGTTTCCTTCCTGCTGATGAAGGAGACCGGCATCAGCAGCAACATCATGTCCCTCACCGGCATCGCCATCGCCATCGGCGTGCTGGTGGACGCTGCCATCGTGGTGACGGAGAACGTGCTGCGTCATGCCGAAATCGCCGAGAGGGAGAAAGGATCCCCGCTTGATGCCAGGGAACGATTGCAGGTCACGCTTGATGCCTGCCGCCAGGTCGGGCGGCCGATTTTCTTCGCGATGGCCATCATCATCCTCGCTTTCGTGCCGGTGTTCGCGCTCGCGGGCCAGGAGGGGAAATTGTTCCATCCGCTGGCGTGGACGAAGACCTTCGCGATGATCGGCTCCACGTTGCTGGCGGTGACATTCGTGCCGGTGTTGTGCAGCATCTTTGTGCGCGGCCCCTTCCACAGCGAGGACAACAACATCGTGATGCGCCTCTTGCTGAAGCTCTATGATCCAGTGTTGCGCTGGGCCTTGGGTCATCGCCGCACGGTGATCGCCGGAGCCTTGCTATTGCTTGCCGCCGCCGTGCTCACGGCATTCGGTTTGCCGCGACCGTGGTTGAGGACTCTCGATGAACGTGGTTATCCACGGGTGGCGACGTGGTTTGCCGGATTCGGCCGCGAGTTCATGCCGCCGCTCAATGAAGGCAGCCTGCTCTACATGCCGGTGCTGCTTCCCAAGACCAGCGCCACCGAGATCCAGCGGGTGATGGCGTGGCAGGACAAGGTGCTCGCCGCCGTGCCGGAGATCGAAACCGTCGCGGGCAAGATGGGCCGCTTCGAAACCGCCACCGATCCCGCACCCACTGAGATGCTGGAGACCACAATCACGCTGAAACCCGAATACATCCCCGACGGACGCTGGGGCGTTAAGCGCAATCCGGCATGGCGCGAAGGCATGACCGTCGAGAAGCTCAAGGCCGAGCTCACCGAAACGATGAAGCAGGTGCCCGGCTATGTGCCTGCATTCCTGCAACCGATTGAGAACCGAATCCTCATGCTCTACACCGGCATCCGTGCGCAGGTGGGCGTGAAGATCTTCGGCGACAACCTGGCGGACGTGCAACGGAAGGCCTTCGAAATCGAGAAGATCGTTCGCGACATCCCGGGCGCGACGGGCGTTTCCCCCTCCCGCGTCCAAGGTAAACCGTATCTCAACATCGAAGTCGATCGCCGTGCGATGGCCCGGTATGGGCTCAGTGCGAAGGATGTGCTCGATGCCGTGGAGGTTGGCTTGGGTGGAAAGAACGTCACCGTGACCATCGAAGGCCGTGAACGTTATCCCGTGCAGGTCCGTTTGGAACGTGGAGAGCGCGATGACATCGAGAACATCGGACGCATCCCTGTCTCCCTTCCCGCAGGCATGGGCACTGCTCCCGCACCTGCCGCACCGGGCGGAGGAGGCATGAGCTCCATGGGAGGAGCGGCGGCACCAGCCACCACCACTGCATCGCCGGAGCCCGCTGCCATTGGCACCATTCCCCTGGCCATGGTAGCCAGGATCACCCGTGAAACCGGCGCCAACGAGATCGCCAGCGAGAACGGCAAGCTGCGCTCATATGTCCAGGCGAATGTCGAAGGGCGTGACCTGGGCGGTTTCGTAGCGGAAGTTGAACAGCGCCTGAAGCAGATGAACTGGGAGGGCATGACCTGGTCTTTGACGGGAGAATACGAAAACCAGAAACGCTTCGCCGATACCATGCTGCTTGTGGTTCCAGCAGTGCTGGGAGTGATTTTCGTGCTGCTGTTCATCGTCTATCGCAGTTTCGCGGAGGCCGCGCATGTCATGCTCGCCGTGCCTTTCGCTCTCAGCGGCGGCGTATTCCTCCAGAAACTGCTCGGCTACAATTTCAATGGAGCGGTGTGGGTCGGTTACATCGCCCTGTTTGGCACCGCCGTGCAGACCGGCGTGGTGATGGTGGTCTATCTGGAGGAGTCCGTGCGCAAGCGCATGGCCGAACTGGGCGATGCCTTCACCCGCTCCGATCTGGTGCAGGCCGTCATCGATGGCGCGAGACTGCGTCTGCGTCCGAAGGTGATGACCGTCGCAACCATCGTCGCCAGCCTCCTGCCGATCATGTGGAGCCACCGTCAGGGCTCGGAAGTCATGCAACCCCTTGCCACGCCGGTGATCGGCGGAATGATCTCCAGTCTGCTCCACATCCTCATCGTCACGCCCGTGATCTTCCTGTGGCTGCATGGCCGAAAACATCCCCAGACCCAGGGGTGAAGTCGCAAAATCGGACGCAAGATATGCCAAAACTTTGTATTTATGCGTGATTGTGTTACTTGACAAAAATTATATCAATACGCGATCCGAAATATCATTGCGCACAGGATGCCGTTGCTTCAGATGGGATCATTCCGCCTGCTTCTAACAGAACAGGCGGAACCCGCTCTCACCCTGAAATTTCAAGCAACTCATGTCCGACACTACTTCCTGTCAGGATTCCGTCATCGTCCGGGCCGCCATCCATCCCGCCATCGGCGTCGCGCGCGTCGGTGATGCCGAAACCGCCTATTACATCGGCCCCGAAGTCACCGATCCCCTCCCCGGAGCGAACAGCGGCCATCACCGCACCACCACGGGCGAACTGAAACGCCAGGCCGCCCTTTTCCGGATCTACGGCTACAACGCGGCTGGCGAAGTGGTCCGCGAACTCACCGCCGATGATGCGGACATCCAATGGACCGCGCACGTGGCGAACCGCAAGGCCGATTGGTTCCGCTTCATCACCGCGATGGACATTCCGGAAACGCATGATCTGACGGTGCCGCGCCGCAATGCCGCGGTCAAAGGTGCCGACCGTGAAAAGCTCGTGATCGATCCCGGTCCGCGCACCATCACCGGCCGGAATGTTTCCGGCGGCGCGGAACACCGCTTCGACACGGGTACGTTCACGGGCGTGGTCGTTCCTCTCGGTG belongs to Luteolibacter ambystomatis and includes:
- a CDS encoding efflux RND transporter periplasmic adaptor subunit; amino-acid sequence: MKTIFAIVLTAAIAVPITWHFAHREPTPTSSAATTSERKVLYYQSTMHPWIKSDKPGRCTICGMELTPVYEGRADAATRPDLVMLDPANVRVLRVESTAVKMQPLVRTLAVSGTVDDDATRHRIVSAYVDGRIEKLHVNHIGAEITAGQPMISFYSQMLLVAEGEYRLLELQRRESAMTRLRQMGLSTEQIQALPSKSPSTITSDLNAPMTGTVVAQKVYEGQYVKQGDPLFEIADFSTMWFMFDAYESDLPWLRAGQVVEVHARSLPGKTIEGKIAFIDPNFDEVTRATKIRVELPNPLVDGKRLLAHKVSADGEVRIFTPDVLAIPRSAVLRTGPRAVVYVDQGGGAYQQRVIQTGRSGDQLVEVISGLKAGDKVVTQGNLLIDGQAEINHGAETEPMPESKALTSGEITAAKDFLALSDALASALGRDDLEGFNKEAATAMDTTARFIAAMKSRPNPSPALVDLEQNQHLHSAATLKDARMRFHAFITAAEVVLQPLRHADGTPPFHVWECPMVHEAIPGSAAKGRWIQTGDRPGNNPFFGSAMPDCGEEIQP
- a CDS encoding helix-turn-helix domain-containing protein, encoding MNPPRVPQPRIELLPTPEGTGALGEIFEAAILHDMKYAGRGERNRYFIARAAILVLDVQGEAEYSDETGRACPLVPGDCILLDPRLRHYYGPVTGSHWTEMYVCFRGPIFDTLELAGNLMSEPVRHLAPVADWQTRLRNVLPGGPGSDSPDACIGRLIAFLTEAFPPLRQTLPVGDAWITQAKRMLATENVTVAEVSEKLSGVVGMAAETLRKRFRHVVGTSMKAWQMEAKVVAARSLLARGSMTQKEIAAALGFAHPQHFSRCLRKATGSTPGMIARKPPGNSLE
- a CDS encoding efflux RND transporter permease subunit, with product MIHRIIEWSLRNRFLVLCGTLVLIAFGIRALVTTPVDAIPDLTENQVLVYADWAGRSPEEVEDQVTYPLSTGLQGLAGVKEVRATSMFGFSLVSVIFDEKTDTYFARSRVLERLNFLQSTLPSGVTAQLGPDATGLGWVYQYYLDVDPAKAPSGGYDLAKLRSLQDWHIRYQLASVQGVAEVASIGGYVKQYQVEVSSARMRSAGVSLNEVMMAIQNANLNVGGKVMEENGAEFVLRGVGLIRNTEDIGLVAVKQEKGTPVYLKDIATIQIGGDFRRGALDIGGHEAVGGTVVMRTGENAREVITRVKDKVAELEKTLPPGVTIKPFYDRSTLIDRTIDTLKHALIEEIILVTLAHILFLWHFRSILIVTLPLPVSILVSFLLMKETGISSNIMSLTGIAIAIGVLVDAAIVVTENVLRHAEIAEREKGSPLDARERLQVTLDACRQVGRPIFFAMAIIILAFVPVFALAGQEGKLFHPLAWTKTFAMIGSTLLAVTFVPVLCSIFVRGPFHSEDNNIVMRLLLKLYDPVLRWALGHRRTVIAGALLLLAAAVLTAFGLPRPWLRTLDERGYPRVATWFAGFGREFMPPLNEGSLLYMPVLLPKTSATEIQRVMAWQDKVLAAVPEIETVAGKMGRFETATDPAPTEMLETTITLKPEYIPDGRWGVKRNPAWREGMTVEKLKAELTETMKQVPGYVPAFLQPIENRILMLYTGIRAQVGVKIFGDNLADVQRKAFEIEKIVRDIPGATGVSPSRVQGKPYLNIEVDRRAMARYGLSAKDVLDAVEVGLGGKNVTVTIEGRERYPVQVRLERGERDDIENIGRIPVSLPAGMGTAPAPAAPGGGGMSSMGGAAAPATTTASPEPAAIGTIPLAMVARITRETGANEIASENGKLRSYVQANVEGRDLGGFVAEVEQRLKQMNWEGMTWSLTGEYENQKRFADTMLLVVPAVLGVIFVLLFIVYRSFAEAAHVMLAVPFALSGGVFLQKLLGYNFNGAVWVGYIALFGTAVQTGVVMVVYLEESVRKRMAELGDAFTRSDLVQAVIDGARLRLRPKVMTVATIVASLLPIMWSHRQGSEVMQPLATPVIGGMISSLLHILIVTPVIFLWLHGRKHPQTQG